The following are encoded in a window of Sebastes umbrosus isolate fSebUmb1 chromosome 7, fSebUmb1.pri, whole genome shotgun sequence genomic DNA:
- the gmnc gene encoding geminin coiled-coil domain-containing protein 1: MLQDLALGPDTVDVSMETLASVWARDPCDLSDLGEKSSVWESQCVFNSSPPAGLMWTKQLSPHLQRNKQLQDTLLQREEELVRLQDENNKLREFLNSSFVRNLEQKAKKLTPDGRRKLKRNLTYVDDGPFQNHHQLLTSQQVSKRVCRNLTAEFCSESSETSSSSEPNLDLWVLRTLGLKDRDTIDTSSDSSSSSGYGLGSLVYDASVTSSSSSEYTLDSSFSSSVASSTPTSVHSYCQRSAQQTDCRYGAAECREANRGNPAKSPQNCTTSPGQRSDFTAAGLTGRYETPEAEIRSFNTLTSFHPPTEELPFTPSPDRAAICSVTTSSRVRTLEGKHPTYWSPLSGSRTQSQDTIRFSPPGERVPFSPIASSSPVLNQLWTPVRGGSLKSPSARSQTPRRRTDLAFSMSLSPSSSVKTHSFPQGQAFVRKDTEGRCNFTWVPTQGR, translated from the exons atGCTCCAGGACTTGGCCCTTGGCCCTGACACTGTTGACGTTTCCATGGAAACCCTGGCCTCCGTTTGGGCCCGTGACCCCTGTGACCTCAGTGACCTCGGAGAGAAGTCGTCTGTTTGGG agTCTCAGTGTGTTTTTAACAGTTCGCCTCCTGCTGGTCTGATGTGGACTAAACAGCTCTCCCCTCACCTCCAGAGGAACAAACAG CTTCAGGACACTCTGctgcagagagaagaggagctgGTCCGACTGCAGGACGAGAACAACAAACTCAGAGAGTTCCTCAACTCCTCTTTTGTGAGGAATCTGGAGCAGAAAGCAAAG AAACTCACCCCTGACGGGAGGAGGAAGCTGAAGAGAAACCTGACGTACGTCGATGACGGACCTTTCCAGAACCATCATCAGCTGCTAACATCCCAGCAGGTCAGCAAGAGAGTCTGCAGGAACCTCACTGCCGAGTTCTGCTCCGAGTCCTCCGAGACATCGTCCTCCTCAGAACCGAACCTGGACCTCTGGGTTCTACGAACACTGGGACTGAAGGACCGAGACACCATCGACACATCCAGCgactcctcgtcctcgtccggATACGGCCTCGGTAGTTTAGTTTACGATGCTTCAGTcacctcttcctcgtcctctgAATACACTCTCGACTCCTCGTTCAGCTCTTCAGTCGCCTCTTCTACGCCGACCTCGGTCCACAGCTACTGCCAAAGATCGGCGCAGCAGACCGACTGTCGGTACGGTGCTGCCGAATGCCGAGAAGCAAACCGCGGTAATCCTGCCAAGTCACCTCAGAACTGCACAACTTCTCCGGGTCAACGCTCCGACTTCACTGCCGCCGGACTGACCGGACGGTATGAAACTCCTGAAGCTGAGATCAGGAGCTTCAACACGTTAACTTCCTTCCATCCTCCGACAGAAGAACTGCCCTTCACCCCGTCACCGGACAGAGCCGCGATCTGCTCCGTCACAACCTCCAGTCGAGTCCGAACTCTAGAGGGAAAACATCCGACGTACTGGTCTCCACTGAGCGGCAGCCGGACGCAATCACAGGACACAATCCGGTTCAGTCCACCTGGAGAACGAGTCCCTTTCTCGCCTATCGCGTCTTCGAGTCCAGTCCTGAACCAGCTATGGACGCCCGTCCGCGGCGGCAGCCTGAAGAGTCCGTCGGCGAGATCTCAGACGCCACGCAGACGGACAGATTTGGCGTTCAGTATGTCCCTCAGCCCGTCCAGCAGCGTCAAGACCCACAGCTTCCCCCAGGGACAAGCCTTCGTCAGAAAGGACACCGAGGGAAGGTGCAACTTCACTTGGGTCCCGACGCAAGGACGATAG